The Roseiconus lacunae genomic sequence AAAACGCTGGCAGTCAACGCCATTGCGAATCACGTGGACTTTAGATTCCGGAAACCGTTCAAAGTCGTGGAGAAACTTGCCGTGCGAGTCGGCGACGGCGATGAACGCGTCAGTGATCGGAGTCAACAAACGATTCAGCCGCCCGACACCATCAGGCCATCCCGTGCTGTGCAATGCGGATGCGATGACCGGAACGCCGGCAATGTAGGCAGCCAATCGTCCCCAAAACATCTTGTCGCCGGCACCGACCGTGATCACCGCGTCGGCAGAACGCATCCGTTTTGCCAATCGAATCACGACGCCGGCATCCCATTTTCCACCGATCAGGTGACTGTGAACGGGAAACTCATCGGCGATTTGCTCTCCAAGTGGTCCAGGTTCCTTCAAGCAGACGACCTCCGGTTGAACCAACGCAGGGTCCAATCGTCGCAGCAAATTTACCAAGAGTGTTTCGGCCCCACCAACGGGCATGCTGGTGATCACGAACTGGCAACGAAGCGGTCCACGCTCGCGTCGTGGTGGAACAGAACGCCAAAGTTTTCGGAGGATCATCGAAGTCGACTAAGAGGGAATCGCGGTAGACGTTGAGGCTGGGGCGAATGATGGTCCAGCTGACGAAATCACGGTTTTGTGACAGGCACAAGGTCGAAGCAATCACCGTGCCGGCATAGTCGGCTAGTGCATCGTTCCATCTGAAGATACGGGGTCGAGTCATCAGCCGACGGGTATTAGTCCGGTTGTTTCACCGAAACCGTGGCTAAGGCCATGCGGCTAATCCTGGTCTCAAACGTTGACGAAGCGCTAGGTTCTGCACCGAGAATGTCGGCGGACTCGGAAGCCTAGCTCACGTCTTGCGGGGTGGCTGGGGCATTGAAGTGACGGAATGAATTCGGGCAAGCACACGCTTCAATGTTGGTCTGTTCAGATCCGAATGAGGGGGGAGAGAAGAGCATTTGCTGGCGGTATTTTGGGCTACTTAAGCCAATCTTGCGAATTGAAGTCGAATTGTCCGCTTTTTCTTGAGGTTGCACTTTCCGCAAAATGACAGCTTTTGTTAAAGCCAGCCTGAACCCTCTTCCTCAGCAGGCTTTCAAAATGCGTCGACTCCACAGCCGAACCTCACCTTCCGCCGCCGTGATCGCGATTGCGACCGCGACAATCATGGCCGGTGGATGCAGAAACACGACCACCGCTCCGGTCGGTCCGCTGGGCCAATCGACAACGCTCGCACCGGTTCAGGGAGGCGTACCACTCTCACCGATCCAGCCGACTTCGGGAATCAGCGCGTTTGGTGCACCGACCCGTGTGCCACCTCCTTCGACCGGGTCATACACCGTCCCAGGCGGATACGGCTCGCCATCAGGATCGACTTACGCCCCGAATCCATCGACGTCATCGGTACCTTCGGGGGCACATTACGGCCAAGCTGGGTTCACTAGCGGTGTGACGAATCTATCGCCGACGGGAAATTTGAGCAGTCCCGTTCGACAAACCGGTTGGGTGGCCGATGATCCACAAGGGTTGCCGGTGCAGCCGGCATATCAAGCACCGCCGGCGACGCCCGCAAGTGCCATTCGATCAGGCGGAATGCAAGTGATCGACTTGACCGGGTCGCCTTATCCGCCTGGTTACGTCCCGCCTCAAAACCGACCGGGGGTGAGCTTTGATAGCACCGGGGCTTCGTTACCGCAGACGGCACCTTACCCGAATGCGACGGGCAGCAATTTTACCCAGACGCAGTACACACAAACACAATACAGCGCCCCTCCACAATACAACCTGCAGAGTCAATGGAGCGGACCGGACCAAACTCAAAACGCGATCTCATCCGGAAACGCAGCCTTAGGTCAACCTCAGAATTCGACCTTCGTGTCATCGTCGAATTCGTTTTCCGACCAAAGTGCAGAACACACCGCATCACTTCCACCAGCGAATCTGCCTTCGGCAAACCTGCCGACAACCGATCCATTGGTCCCTGCCGACGATTCTTCGTTGCAGTGGCGCCGTCCCTCCCCACGGTTCTAGTGATTCGTCAACATTTGAAATCAGAATTAACCGATTGGCGTCAGTCACGGTTGTCACGTAATCATCGGAAATTAAATCTCGATCGGCAGATCACCGCGAGTTCTCAATCTTGATGCTGCATTTGATCGCCGTCGATTCAATCAAACCGACCTGCCTTCGAATGGTCATCGCGGAAGCAAGCGAACGTTGTCGATCCATAGACGCGTTGGCTGCTTCGGAGCGACGATGCCGATGTCGACGAAACGAAGCTGTTTCAAATTGATTCCTTGTTTTGCCATCGAGTCGAACGCCGCAGGAGAGATGTCCACCGTTTGTCGGACGCCAGGCGTTAGGTGTACTTCGCGTTGATAATTGCCGCTTTCTCCATGGACGTCGATCAGCTTGACAACCATCAGCACGGGCTGCGCGCTGTCATCTGGTTTGGCTAAGTAGACATCGGCAGTGAACGATTGGTAGCCACTCCAGTCACCGGCGAAATCGATCAGGGTGATCGCCGGAAAGTCCGTCGCCGCGAAATCGATCTCGCCGCTAAATCGTCCTTCGGTCACCCGCGATCGGGAACGCCGCAGTTCGCAATCTCGGCAGTACCAGCGTGTGAGTTCGACGTCGGACTCGAAAGAAGCCAGTTGTGGGAATTGCGTGTAAATCGCTGCTCCGTCGAGCAGAATGCGAACAGGTGCGGCCCAGGAAAAGCCCACCGCGGTCATGGCGACTGCCAAACAGAACAGTGCGAGTGAACGTTGCTGTTGTCGAAAGCAGCACCAGCCCGTATACGCGACCAAAGCCGCCGCCGCCCCCAGTGAATTGGAGATCGCATCGTGCCGTGACATGCTGCGTCCCATCACGTCTTGGGCGAATTCCATCGCCACGCCGAATCCGCTTAGGCACACCCAGACAGTCATGCTACGCCAAGCGAGGATACCCAAGGGCCGCCAGTGCTGTGCGGTCGTGGTCGGCCAAAGCCGTTGCCAAACGGCAATCCAAACAAGGGCTAACGATCCGAACAACGGTGCGTGAACGAGGTCTCCCAATGCGCTCGCCGAACGGCCGGTGAACGGGATCGGAATCAATAGCGCCAGGACAACCAACAGAATCACGCATCCGGTCCAGGTCACGACTTTTTCCAGCGAGGCGACCGAATGGTAATTTCGCGTGTTGTTCTCTACTCGTTCGCCGCCATCCATCGGGTCCATTCCGTTTCGTCTTTCAACGGTAGTGTCGGTTCGGGGATCACGGTCAAACGTTTACTGTTGGGTGAACCGGGGGTTTGAGCGCGGACGGTCAGTAACCCATCCACGTTTAGCTCAAAAGCAACCATCCAGGTCCGTTTGACTTGACCGTCAGCTTGTCGCTCGACTTCGAAAGTGTAACGTCCGAGTGAATGCCAACTTTCAGAACGGATTCCTGACGATTCCACCACCGACAACGTCATCGATTCGCGTTCTTTGGCGATCGAAAGTTTCCGGTTTGTTCGTGCCGGTAGTCGTTCGCCTCGCTTGATAATCGGCAAAATCCTGCGTCGACGATTGGAATCTTCGATGACGATCCCGATCGATTGACCCGCGACTGATTTCGGCGGCACAAGCACTTGCGTTCGTTGCGGTAACTCGGCTTCCAGGCTTGCCGCCGCACCGCGAGCGATGTCACTACGATCGGTGACACGAACCGGCATCTCGTTTGGCAATCGGTTAAACAGTCGCTTGCGAAGCGGGACGATTTTCAAAAGCGACCCCAGGGTAACGGCCGTGTCAATTTTCTTGGGATGAACTCCGGACGCTTTACAAACCTGGTGCATGTCTTGTCTGATCCCGTGAATGAGATCCGAGCAGTGTTCGAGCCATCGATCCCGAGATACAGAGATTGAGTAAAGCTGTTCTTCAAATTCGATACTGACATTCACGTCAGGAAGCAACAACAGTGACTGGAGCGCGCGTTCACACGACATCTGCAATCGCGACGCAGTAATCGATTTTCGTCGTGGATCAAAGCCGTGTTGATTGCGAAAAGCTTCGGATGCTAACTCAACCAACCGGTGTTGCCAGGTGAGCATTCCGTTGTGCCAGTGCCCCGCGGTGGCAAGCTGACGCAATTGAGTTCCGTCGCGGTCGATCAAAGCCACTTCGGTCGCCTGCCCCGACAGTCCGACGAATAGAATTGTTTCTTTGGCATTCAGATCTAGCGGCGGGTCTTCATCGGAAACCCCCATGTCGACCGCGGAAAGCAACGATTGCACGGCGGCTAGATTTCGATCGACGAGGCGGACAGAGTCTAGTCCCGCCAAACGACAGGCTTGTTTGATACTGCGTCGGTGAAACTGGTCGTAGCTTGCGGGGACACTGACCGCGGTTAATTTCGGTAGATCATCGTTGGGATAGCTATTGGCAATCGCGCGGCGAATCGACATCGCGATCAAGACTTCCGGTGGGCATTTCCTGCCGGCGACCTCGCGCTCGACAACGTCTTTGCCGATGTACATAGGCAAACAATGCACCACGCGACGAGGCATTGCCATTCGTGTTTGATTGGCATCAACGTCATAGAGAATGCCGTAATCGCCGTTGGCAATCGAAAGTCGATAGAGCGGTTGCCCGTCCGCCCCGGCGCTCAAGTTATGGATTCCCATTCCCGGGATCGCTTCGGCAGTTGCGATGTAGGTCATGCCAAGATCCATCCCGAAGATCGGCAGATTCGCGATCGCCGTTGAGCTCCCCGAAAGCGTTGACGCATCGATGGAAGATTGACGCTGGACGAATTCAGAAAGCCACGCTGGGCTGTGCGATTCTTCGGCATAGTTGGCGAGGTCTTCGATCACTTCGTCAAGCGAACCGTAACGTTCGCTTAACTTTTTCGCCATCATTCGCCGCAAGATGTTGGCAAACCCAAGGTCCACATCGTCGCGCAACTGCATCAGGTCAGGCACGTCACCGTGGCGATGTCCGTAGACTTGATCGAGGTATTCGCCTTGATAAGGTGGTTTACCGATCAGCAAGAAATACATCACCGCGCCGAGCGAATAAATGTCGCTTCGTGGGTCAACCTCGTCGGGACGTTCGAGCTGTTCGGGAGACATGTAGGCCAATGTCCCAACGAGCTTGCCTTTGCGTTTGTGGAACGATCCGGGATCTTGAATGCGGCCGATTTCACGGCCGTCGTCGGACCACAGGACATTACTTATTTGAGCCAGTCCCAGGTCAAGCAGCTTGATCGTGCCGTCGTTGGCGCGGATCAGGTTGCCGGGTTTGACATCTCGGTGAACGATGCCGGTTCGATGAGCATGCAGTAGTCCGAGTGCGGCTTGACGGATCATCGCGGCGGCCATGCCGGGGGTGAGCGGTCCGTTTTTGGAAACAAACCGAGTCAACGTCATCCCTTCGACGTATTCCATCACAAGGTAATGAATCGATTCATGCTCTCCGGCGTCAAACGCCGTGACGACGTTGGGATGCATCACACGCGAAGCGGCACGGACCTCGTCATAAAATCGCTCAACCGATGCCGAATCACGGATCCGATCGCCACGCAGCATTTTGACCGCGACCAGTCGTTGCATGCGGACGTGTTCGGCAAGATAAACTTGGCCCATACCGCCGGCGCCGATCAATTTCTTAATGCGATAGTCACCGATTTGTTCCGGTAGATCCGGATTCGGCGTGTGCTTGCTGCTCGCGTTTGCACCCTTTGCCTGGTGTTGTGGGGCTGAGCCCGATTCCATCACCGAAAGCGAAGCGATCGAATCGGCAGCGTCATCGAACTCCCGGGTCGCTCCGTCAGGCAACATCGCCGATTCGGGTAAGTCTTCCGAAGAGAGTCGCCACAGCGCCGACGAATCGCTCGCCGGTCGATCTTCAATCGCGTCGTCGTCGGAGGCTGGTTGGGATGATTCGGGGGACAACGTTCAGTTCCCGTCCGTAAGGATTTAATCCGAGGGATGATGACTAAAATTTCGCCGGCGGGCACATCGTCCTATTCTATTTCTTTCCCGTCCAGGGATGCACGCCGAATCTCGGCAGAGTTGCGTTAGGTGTTGCCACCAAGGTTGCTTCCCCTGGTGTCGGAGAGCGTGAGGGGACGGTAAGTTGGGAAGGTTTCAGAACGTACGCTTTGCGTAAGCATTTTGCCGCGTCGGGCGGTAGCGTCCCCTCCAAAACTCTTTCCCCCCTTCCGACGTTTTGCCAAAGCCGGACCAATCGTCATTATCGTCACCTCAGCCCGCAACGTCTGAGCGTCGAGTTTTACGAATCGCGACCCGTGAAAGTCCACTCGCGATGTGGCAAGCCGAACACGTCGCCGGCCTTCTGGCCGAATTGACCGAACGGCCGATAATCGTGCCGATGGTCAGCAGCGGGGATGTCGATATGCGTCCGATCGATGGCAAACGGTCTGTCGGCGTGTTTACCAAACGCATCCAGCAAGGATTGATCGACGACGAGGGTGATGTTGCCGTCCATTCGATGAAAGACCTGCCGACGGAACCTCATCCTGATTTGATCATGGTCGCATCACCCGACCGGGAGACGGTCGCGGATTGCCTTGTCTCGCCGACCGGATTAAAACTCGACGAACTGCGCCAAACGGCACGCGTCGGTACGGGAAGCCGTCGTCGCGCCGCCCAACTCAAGCGTCTCCGTCCCGATTTGGATGTCCAGTCGATCCGTGGGAACGTCCAGACACGCTTGCAAAAAATGCGGGACGGTGAGTTCGACGCGATTGTCTTGGCCGCCGCGGGGATCGAACGTTTGGAGATGCATGATCTTCCACGGGTCGAACTGCCACTTGAGATGATGTTGCCAGCCCCCGGTCAAGGTGCGCTAGCGATCGAAGTGCGAAGAAATGATTCCTGGGCCAGTCAGATTGTTTCGCAAATCAATCAACCACGTTCACACGCCTGCACGCTCGCCGAACGAACGATGCTTGCCGATCTGCACGGCGGTTGCTTGGCACCAATCGCCGCGTTGGCGACGATCGACCGATCGGACAAACTGACACTCAAAGCGCGTGTGCTTTCGTTGGACGGAAAAGTTTGCCTGGAACAGTCAGCAAGCTGCGCGATTGAATTGGATAGCAGCGATTGGTTCGATTCGGCGCAGGAACTGGGCAAGCGAGTCAGCGAAACACTGATCGAACAGGGGGCGCGGGAATTGATCGAAGCGGCCCGCTAGAGCTTCGTTCCAACGCGGTAGAAGGGCTAGCCGAATGGCGTTAGCCACGCTTCCCGAGCTATCACCGGGGCAAACGCCCGTCGGCCGAAGACTCGCACTCGTACCTTCAAATGGAACGAGGCGGTCGAGACAAATTCCGCGCGTCTCGGTTTTCGCCAATGTGCCGAAGACTTCGCACCGATGTGAACCGGTGATGCTCGTTTGACGTTCACCTTCGGCTCTCGATTCGGCAAGTTTACATGGTAGCTAGCCTTGGGGACGGCGCAGTGTGACATCGTGTCCGGTCCGCAGAGATCGATCGCCGACGGTGCCGTTTTCCTCCTGGCGCGGCAGTCGATCAGGTGGAAGTGAGTACAATAGCGGCCACGATTGGTTTCAGCTTGCCAACATGATTGGTGTTCTGTCATCTGCGTCCCACGATTTCCTTCCCCTTCGACCGCGTTTGACCCATGCCTCAACAAACTTCCACGTCGCGTCGTCAGTTCATTTCCTCCGCAGCCTTTTCGTCAACAGCGATGATTGCCGGAGCCGGCGGACTCGCTTCGACGCAGTCTTCACTCGATGCGGCCGAAGCGTTCGCACGAAAGGGAGGTCCGCGATTTCAAATCGGATTGGCGGCCTATTCGCTGCGCAATTACTTTTCGTTCATGAAGGGCAAGGAGAAGAAGCCGGCTGATTTGGAAAAGGCGATCGACATGATTGGATTCCTCGACTATTGCGTCGCTCAGGGTTTCCAAGCGGCCGAGCTGACCAGCTACTTCTTTAAGCCTGATGCCGACGACGCTTACTTTTTGGAACTCAAGCGACAAGCATTTCTCAAGGGCGTCACGATTTCAGGGACCGCAATTGGAAACAACTTCACCCGCGGGGCTGGCGACAAGCTGGACCAAGAAATCGATTCGGCTATCAAGTGGATCGATCACGCGGCGGTGTTGGGGGCTCCTCATATTCGCTTTTTCGCGGGAACAGGCAAGGAACTTGACGAGCACCCAGAGCGATTTGATGAAGCCGTCGAGGCGATGAAACGCTGTGCCGATCATGCCGCTAAACGAGGTGTCTTTTTGGGAATCGAAAATCACGGTAATCTTCGTGCCGAGCAATTGCTTTCGCTAATCGAGGCGATTGACCACCCGTGGGTCGGTATCAATCTCGATACCGGCAACTTCTTTACGGACGATCCCTACGGCGATCTTCAGCGGTGTGTTCCGTATGCGGTCAACGTCCAGGTGAAAGTCAGCATGCGGCGTCCCGATCGCTCGAAATACCCGGCGGATCTGACGCGGGTCGGAAAAATCCTCAAGGACGCGGGCTACCAAGGGTTTGTCGTCTTGGAATACGAAGACGAGGCTCCGTACGAAAACATTCCCGACGCCCACCGAAAGCTTCGCGAGGCACTCGTGTAGGCGACCTGGCGGGAAGCGATGAGCAGCGTGTCCCCACGCAGCGTGTTCCCAGGTAACGCTGCGTCTCCAACGCAATCGATGCGATCGCTACAGACCGCAAGGATTCTGAGAGCGGAATTCGAAATCCAACCCATTTATTCAAGTTGACGCCTCGTCCGGGACAGACTCGGACTAGTTTCTTGATGTGCGAGGGACGTGTCTCACCGCGACTGCCACAACAAGATATTAAGCGTCCCCCCGTGCGAGGCGTGGTCGGTTCTTCGGAACTGGCCTCGCCTTTTTTTGTGCGCCCGCCCCTGATCTGGCCCGCCCCACCGCAGCCTTGGGATTTGGCTTCTAAGTTAGCATCTCCGGCGGAGTGTCGATCTCGCCTGCGGTCGAAAGAAAGGCGTATTGCGGCGGTCAGGTGGCGTAAATCGTCGAGTTCTTCTCGGAGTGACCGGATGTGTCCGGGGCCCGCTGATACTTCTCCTGCAGGCGAAAACGAGTCCCGCGATAAAACTCGAACAAGTCGCCTGAGTCCCGATTTTGATTCGAAGGAGACAGAGATGAAAGAAATTCTACGACGAGCAATGATCGACTCGGAAACATTTGTAGTCGAACTTGAGTATGCCGATGCGAAAGGCAATCGGACGCGCCGGGTCGTCAGCCCGATTCGTTTTGTCGGAAACGACCGTGTGTTGGCGTTGTGCCTCTGCCGCGAAGAGCCGCGTCAGTTCTATCTGTCGCGTTGTTCAAACTTGCGATTAATTCCTGCCGCCGAAGTCATCATGCCTGTTCCGATGCAGCCGGTCGAAGCGGTTGCGGCGGTGGCGGCATCATCAGCGTCGACGGGAATGCAGGCCTGTTTGGCGTAAACGAACGGGATACGTGACGGTAACCAATGTTGACACCTCGCTGATCACGCCGAACGGGCTTGCTCCGAAGGAGACGTTTGAGAATGGATTCGACTTGGTCCCGTGATCAATCTCGCTGATCTATCGCGAGTGAAAAACGCCCATCCCCATTGAACCAAAACCAACACGCGATTTCGAAAGCGGGTGATGTACATCAGGTGTATCATCAGCCAAATGGACCAGGCAACGAACCCGTGCAATTTGAATCGCCCAATGCTGCCGACCGCATGCAAGCGGCCGATTACCGCCAAGCTTCCTTTGTCGAAGTAACGGAATGGCTTTCGAGGTTTCCCTTTAAGATCCGCCTGAACGCACTTAGCGGCGTGGCGTCCCATTTGACTTGCGACCGGAGCAAGTCCTGGCAAGTCACCTTTCTCGGGGTCATCAAACTTTGCCAAGTCGCCGCAAACAAACACGCGTTCATTTCCTTCGATGCTACAGTCGGATTGAACCGGAACACGCCCGCCACGGGCAGGCGACAATTCCGCTTGCTGACAGAGTTGTTCACCCAGTGGCGAGGCCTTGACTCCCGCTGCCCAAATCACCGTCCGTGTCTGAATCGTTCGAGTCGATGCGTCGTGGGATGCCTTCAACGTCACGCTACAGTCGTCAACGTCAGTGACGTGGTAACCAGTGACGACGTCGACCCCAAGTCCACTAAGTGCTTCGGCAGCTTTTGTCGGCAATGGGCTGGGATAAAAATGCAACGGAGCCGCGGAGGGTTCAACCAGCATGACTTTCGCTTGTGCGGGATCGATTTTCCGAAACTCATGCTTCAAAGTTCGATGGGCGACTTCGGCGAGTGCCCCGGCGAGCTCGCAACCCGTTGGACCGCCTCCGACGATCACAAACGTCAGCAATGCGTTGATCACGTTCGGGTCATCTTCCAACTCCGCCGCTTCAAATGCCTCCAGGATCTTGGCTCGAATCTCTGTCGCATCCTCTACCGTTTTCAAGCCGGGCGCGAATTGCCGCCAATGCTCATTGCCGAAGTAATGATGCGTCGATCCGGTCGCAACCACCAAATAGTCGAACGAGAGTTCGGCGTCACTCAAACACACCCGCCGGTTCTCCAGATCCAGCCGCTCGATTTCGCTCAGCAGTACCTCCACGTTTTTGTTTCGTTCCAAAATCGCCCGCAACGGACTGGCGATATTCGCGGGCGAAAGCTCGCCGGTTGCAACTTGATAGAGCAGCGGTTGAAAAAGGTGAAAGTTACGCCGATCGACCAGGGTAATCCTTACATCGGTCCGCTTGAGCTGTTGGGCGACCGCAAGCCCGGCAAATCCGCCACCGAGTATCACGACATGAGGCAGGGATTCGCTTTCGTGGGTGTCGTTCATTTTTCAGAAGTGGGGTACGTAAATCGATGACCGTGTGTGGTTTTCCGAACGTTAGTTTCGAGGCCGAAAGCCGGTTGATCAATCGGCAGGCATGGACGCTGTGCGCCGAGGATATCGTTGGCGATTAAATCAACTTGAACGTTTTTCGCCCAAGGGTTCACCGTACGGTACGAATGTGCTGAAACAAGCATTCGTTCGGCACATTATCTGCATTGAGGAACCCGTGACGTTTTTGACTGACAAAAGTGAAGAAGGTTTGGTCTGATGAATGGTTCATATCGCCTGGGGAAATTTGCCGAAATCGACGTGTATGTCCACTGGACATTCCTGTTGTTGCTCGCCTGGGTCGGCGGCTCAGCGGTCTGGGGTGGTGCAACGCTGGCGGCCGCAATCGCTAATATCGTGCTGGTCATTTGCGTCTTCGCGTGCGTGCTCGCACACGAATACGGCCATGCGCTAGCGGCGCGTTTTTATGGGATTCCGACGCATGACATCACACTGCTTCCGATTGGTGGTGTCGCCCGACTTCGCGAAATTCCCGAACGCCCACGCGAAGAGTTGGTGGTCGCCATTGCCGGTCCGGCTGTCAATGTCGTTATCGCAGGTGCGCTCGCTATTGTCCTCGCGGTCTTGGGCAGCCCGCTGATCCCCGCCGCCATTCTTGAAGGGGCGGGCGGCTTTGTGCCGTTCTTACAAAGCTTGATGGTGATCAACGTGATGTTGGTCGCGTTCAACTTGATACCCGCATTTCCGATGGATGGCGGTAGGATGCTTCGTGCTGCCCTGGCGATGAAGCTAAACCGGATTCGGGCGACAGATATCGCCGCGAGCGTCGGCCAAGTCCTGGCGTTTGGCTTGGGATTCTTAGGGCTATTCGGAAATCCCTTTCTTATCTTGATCGCGGTCTTTGTATTCTTCGGTGCTCGCGCCGAAGCCCAGCACGTGCGGTCGACCACTTTAGTTCGAGACCTTCCCGTTCGGGCAGCGATGATTGCACACATGCAGACAGCCCAGGGCGACGATCATTTGTTGCACCTGCGTGATTTGTTGCTCGATGGTTCGCAACAGGATTTCCCGGTGCTCGACGAGCACGGTCAAGTGATCGGATTGATTTACCGCAGCGACATTGTTTCAGGTCTTCAAAGAGGGATGTTGCATGCCTGCGTTCACACCATGATGCGGCCGGCCGAAGATGTGGCTGCCGCTCCTTCAGACTCATTGAGATCTGCGATGGTTCGTCTGCAGGAATCGGATGTCCCCGCCTTGTTGGTGATTAACGACGGGCGACTCGTAGGGCTACTAACCCGGGAAAACATCGCAGAGCTTTTGATCTTTCGTGAAACCGATCCCGAATTCGTTCCCCCGGTCACTTTTCAGCGGGACTACGTGACCCACTGATCTTATCCTCATCGATTTCGTGCTGGGCGAAGCTATTGTTGGCGTCCG encodes the following:
- a CDS encoding VanZ family protein, yielding MDPMDGGERVENNTRNYHSVASLEKVVTWTGCVILLVVLALLIPIPFTGRSASALGDLVHAPLFGSLALVWIAVWQRLWPTTTAQHWRPLGILAWRSMTVWVCLSGFGVAMEFAQDVMGRSMSRHDAISNSLGAAAALVAYTGWCCFRQQQRSLALFCLAVAMTAVGFSWAAPVRILLDGAAIYTQFPQLASFESDVELTRWYCRDCELRRSRSRVTEGRFSGEIDFAATDFPAITLIDFAGDWSGYQSFTADVYLAKPDDSAQPVLMVVKLIDVHGESGNYQREVHLTPGVRQTVDISPAAFDSMAKQGINLKQLRFVDIGIVAPKQPTRLWIDNVRLLPR
- a CDS encoding protein kinase domain-containing protein, which codes for MSPESSQPASDDDAIEDRPASDSSALWRLSSEDLPESAMLPDGATREFDDAADSIASLSVMESGSAPQHQAKGANASSKHTPNPDLPEQIGDYRIKKLIGAGGMGQVYLAEHVRMQRLVAVKMLRGDRIRDSASVERFYDEVRAASRVMHPNVVTAFDAGEHESIHYLVMEYVEGMTLTRFVSKNGPLTPGMAAAMIRQAALGLLHAHRTGIVHRDVKPGNLIRANDGTIKLLDLGLAQISNVLWSDDGREIGRIQDPGSFHKRKGKLVGTLAYMSPEQLERPDEVDPRSDIYSLGAVMYFLLIGKPPYQGEYLDQVYGHRHGDVPDLMQLRDDVDLGFANILRRMMAKKLSERYGSLDEVIEDLANYAEESHSPAWLSEFVQRQSSIDASTLSGSSTAIANLPIFGMDLGMTYIATAEAIPGMGIHNLSAGADGQPLYRLSIANGDYGILYDVDANQTRMAMPRRVVHCLPMYIGKDVVEREVAGRKCPPEVLIAMSIRRAIANSYPNDDLPKLTAVSVPASYDQFHRRSIKQACRLAGLDSVRLVDRNLAAVQSLLSAVDMGVSDEDPPLDLNAKETILFVGLSGQATEVALIDRDGTQLRQLATAGHWHNGMLTWQHRLVELASEAFRNQHGFDPRRKSITASRLQMSCERALQSLLLLPDVNVSIEFEEQLYSISVSRDRWLEHCSDLIHGIRQDMHQVCKASGVHPKKIDTAVTLGSLLKIVPLRKRLFNRLPNEMPVRVTDRSDIARGAAASLEAELPQRTQVLVPPKSVAGQSIGIVIEDSNRRRRILPIIKRGERLPARTNRKLSIAKERESMTLSVVESSGIRSESWHSLGRYTFEVERQADGQVKRTWMVAFELNVDGLLTVRAQTPGSPNSKRLTVIPEPTLPLKDETEWTRWMAANE
- the hemC gene encoding hydroxymethylbilane synthase, which encodes MPKPDQSSLSSPQPATSERRVLRIATRESPLAMWQAEHVAGLLAELTERPIIVPMVSSGDVDMRPIDGKRSVGVFTKRIQQGLIDDEGDVAVHSMKDLPTEPHPDLIMVASPDRETVADCLVSPTGLKLDELRQTARVGTGSRRRAAQLKRLRPDLDVQSIRGNVQTRLQKMRDGEFDAIVLAAAGIERLEMHDLPRVELPLEMMLPAPGQGALAIEVRRNDSWASQIVSQINQPRSHACTLAERTMLADLHGGCLAPIAALATIDRSDKLTLKARVLSLDGKVCLEQSASCAIELDSSDWFDSAQELGKRVSETLIEQGARELIEAAR
- a CDS encoding sugar phosphate isomerase/epimerase family protein, with protein sequence MPQQTSTSRRQFISSAAFSSTAMIAGAGGLASTQSSLDAAEAFARKGGPRFQIGLAAYSLRNYFSFMKGKEKKPADLEKAIDMIGFLDYCVAQGFQAAELTSYFFKPDADDAYFLELKRQAFLKGVTISGTAIGNNFTRGAGDKLDQEIDSAIKWIDHAAVLGAPHIRFFAGTGKELDEHPERFDEAVEAMKRCADHAAKRGVFLGIENHGNLRAEQLLSLIEAIDHPWVGINLDTGNFFTDDPYGDLQRCVPYAVNVQVKVSMRRPDRSKYPADLTRVGKILKDAGYQGFVVLEYEDEAPYENIPDAHRKLREALV
- a CDS encoding WYL domain-containing protein, whose translation is MKEILRRAMIDSETFVVELEYADAKGNRTRRVVSPIRFVGNDRVLALCLCREEPRQFYLSRCSNLRLIPAAEVIMPVPMQPVEAVAAVAASSASTGMQACLA
- a CDS encoding NAD(P)/FAD-dependent oxidoreductase — its product is MNDTHESESLPHVVILGGGFAGLAVAQQLKRTDVRITLVDRRNFHLFQPLLYQVATGELSPANIASPLRAILERNKNVEVLLSEIERLDLENRRVCLSDAELSFDYLVVATGSTHHYFGNEHWRQFAPGLKTVEDATEIRAKILEAFEAAELEDDPNVINALLTFVIVGGGPTGCELAGALAEVAHRTLKHEFRKIDPAQAKVMLVEPSAAPLHFYPSPLPTKAAEALSGLGVDVVTGYHVTDVDDCSVTLKASHDASTRTIQTRTVIWAAGVKASPLGEQLCQQAELSPARGGRVPVQSDCSIEGNERVFVCGDLAKFDDPEKGDLPGLAPVASQMGRHAAKCVQADLKGKPRKPFRYFDKGSLAVIGRLHAVGSIGRFKLHGFVAWSIWLMIHLMYITRFRNRVLVLVQWGWAFFTRDRSARLITGPSRIHSQTSPSEQARSA
- a CDS encoding site-2 protease family protein, which gives rise to MNGSYRLGKFAEIDVYVHWTFLLLLAWVGGSAVWGGATLAAAIANIVLVICVFACVLAHEYGHALAARFYGIPTHDITLLPIGGVARLREIPERPREELVVAIAGPAVNVVIAGALAIVLAVLGSPLIPAAILEGAGGFVPFLQSLMVINVMLVAFNLIPAFPMDGGRMLRAALAMKLNRIRATDIAASVGQVLAFGLGFLGLFGNPFLILIAVFVFFGARAEAQHVRSTTLVRDLPVRAAMIAHMQTAQGDDHLLHLRDLLLDGSQQDFPVLDEHGQVIGLIYRSDIVSGLQRGMLHACVHTMMRPAEDVAAAPSDSLRSAMVRLQESDVPALLVINDGRLVGLLTRENIAELLIFRETDPEFVPPVTFQRDYVTH